A genomic region of Dickeya solani IPO 2222 contains the following coding sequences:
- the topA gene encoding type I DNA topoisomerase, with translation MGKALVIVESPAKAKTINKYLGNDFVVKSSVGHVRDLPTSGSGSASKKSTEANGEKAKKAVKKDEKTALVNRMGVDPYRGWQANYEILPGKEKVVSELKALAQNADHVYLATDLDREGEAIAWHLREIIGGDDKRFSRVVFNEITKNAIRQAFENPGELNVNRVNAQQARRFMDRVVGYMVSPLLWKKIARGLSAGRVQSVAVRLVVEREREIKAFVPEEYWELHADLVANPEIALQMQVTHHNGKPFRPVNQAQTQAAVSLLEKASYVVAEREDKPTSSKPGAPFITSTLQQAASTRLGFGVKKTMMMAQRLYEAGHITYMRTDSTNLSQDALAMARDYIQGEFGKRYLPEAATLYTSKENSQEAHEAIRPSDVNVLADQLKDMEADAQKLYQLIWRQFVACQMMPAQYDSTTLVVSAGDYQLRAKGRTLRFDGWTKVMPALRKGDEDRTLPAAEVGQPLSLEKLLPSQHFTKPSARYSEASLVKELEKRGIGRPSTYAAIISTIQDRGYVRVENRRFYAEKMGEIVTDRLEDNFRELMNYDFTARMENSLDLVANSQAEWKAVLDEFFAEFSKQLETAELEPDEGGMKPNQMVLTSIDCPTCGRKMGIRTASTGVFLGCSGYALPPKERCKTTINLIPEEEVLNVLEGDEAETNALRARRRCSKCGTAMDSYLIDNQRKLHVCGNNPSCDGYEIEQGEFRLKGYDGPVVECEKCSSEMHLKMGRFGKYMACTNESCGNTRKILRNGEVAPPKEDPVPLPELPCEKSDAYFVLRDGAAGVFLAANTFPKSRETRAPLVEELARFRDRLPEKLRYLAEAPVADPEGNKTLVRFSRKTKQQYVSSEKEGKATGWSAFYVDGKWVESSR, from the coding sequence ATGGGTAAAGCTCTCGTTATCGTCGAGTCCCCGGCAAAAGCCAAAACGATTAATAAGTACCTTGGCAATGATTTCGTGGTGAAATCCAGCGTGGGGCATGTACGCGACTTGCCGACCAGCGGCTCCGGTTCGGCGAGCAAAAAAAGCACTGAGGCCAACGGCGAGAAAGCCAAAAAAGCGGTCAAGAAAGATGAGAAAACCGCCTTGGTCAACCGTATGGGGGTGGATCCCTATCGCGGCTGGCAGGCTAACTATGAGATCCTGCCCGGCAAGGAAAAAGTGGTATCGGAACTGAAAGCGCTGGCGCAGAACGCTGATCACGTCTATCTCGCAACCGACCTTGACCGCGAAGGGGAAGCCATTGCCTGGCACCTGCGGGAAATCATCGGTGGTGACGACAAACGGTTCAGCCGCGTGGTGTTCAACGAGATCACCAAAAATGCCATTCGTCAGGCGTTCGAGAATCCGGGCGAACTGAATGTCAACCGTGTCAACGCCCAGCAGGCGCGCCGTTTTATGGACCGCGTGGTGGGTTACATGGTGTCACCGCTGTTGTGGAAAAAGATTGCCCGTGGGCTGTCCGCCGGGCGCGTACAGTCGGTGGCGGTACGTCTGGTGGTGGAACGCGAGCGCGAAATCAAAGCGTTTGTGCCGGAAGAATACTGGGAATTGCACGCCGATCTGGTGGCGAACCCGGAAATCGCGTTGCAGATGCAGGTAACACATCACAACGGCAAACCGTTCCGGCCGGTGAATCAAGCACAGACGCAGGCAGCGGTCAGCCTGCTGGAAAAAGCCAGTTATGTGGTGGCAGAGCGGGAAGACAAACCGACCAGCAGCAAGCCGGGCGCGCCGTTCATTACCTCTACGCTACAACAGGCCGCGAGCACCCGACTGGGCTTTGGTGTGAAAAAGACCATGATGATGGCGCAGCGGTTGTATGAAGCCGGCCATATCACTTACATGCGTACCGACTCCACCAACCTGAGTCAGGATGCGTTGGCGATGGCGCGCGACTATATCCAGGGTGAATTCGGCAAACGCTATCTACCGGAAGCGGCCACTCTTTACACCAGCAAGGAAAACTCGCAGGAAGCGCACGAAGCCATTCGTCCTTCCGACGTGAATGTGCTGGCCGACCAACTCAAAGATATGGAAGCGGATGCGCAAAAGCTGTATCAGCTGATTTGGCGTCAATTTGTGGCCTGTCAGATGATGCCGGCTCAATATGATTCCACCACGCTGGTGGTCAGCGCCGGCGACTATCAACTGCGAGCCAAAGGGCGCACCCTCCGCTTCGACGGCTGGACCAAAGTGATGCCAGCGCTGCGCAAAGGTGATGAAGACCGCACGCTGCCGGCCGCCGAGGTGGGGCAACCCCTGTCGCTGGAAAAATTGCTTCCAAGCCAACACTTTACCAAGCCGTCGGCACGTTACAGCGAAGCGTCGCTGGTCAAGGAACTGGAAAAGCGCGGTATCGGCCGTCCTTCCACGTATGCCGCCATCATCTCCACCATTCAGGATCGTGGTTATGTGCGGGTGGAAAACCGCCGTTTCTACGCGGAGAAGATGGGGGAGATCGTTACCGATCGGCTGGAGGATAACTTCCGCGAGCTGATGAACTACGATTTTACCGCTCGTATGGAAAACAGCCTCGATCTGGTGGCGAACAGCCAGGCCGAGTGGAAAGCGGTGCTGGATGAATTCTTCGCCGAATTCAGCAAACAGCTGGAAACCGCTGAGCTGGAGCCGGACGAGGGCGGCATGAAGCCGAACCAGATGGTGCTGACCAGCATTGATTGTCCGACCTGCGGTCGCAAAATGGGTATTCGTACCGCCAGCACCGGGGTGTTCCTCGGTTGTTCCGGTTACGCGCTGCCGCCCAAAGAGCGCTGCAAAACCACCATCAACCTGATTCCGGAAGAGGAAGTGTTGAATGTGTTGGAAGGCGATGAGGCGGAAACCAATGCGCTGCGTGCCCGTCGCCGCTGCTCGAAATGCGGCACGGCGATGGACAGCTACCTGATCGACAATCAGCGCAAACTGCACGTGTGCGGTAACAACCCGTCCTGCGATGGTTACGAGATCGAACAAGGCGAGTTCCGGCTCAAGGGTTATGACGGCCCGGTGGTGGAATGCGAGAAGTGCAGCTCGGAAATGCACCTGAAAATGGGGCGTTTCGGCAAATATATGGCCTGTACCAACGAAAGCTGCGGCAATACCCGCAAAATTCTGCGTAACGGGGAAGTGGCGCCGCCGAAAGAAGATCCGGTGCCATTGCCGGAGCTGCCGTGCGAGAAATCCGACGCTTATTTTGTGCTGCGCGATGGCGCCGCCGGCGTGTTCCTGGCGGCTAATACCTTCCCGAAATCGCGGGAAACCCGCGCGCCGTTGGTGGAAGAACTGGCGCGTTTCCGCGATCGTTTGCCGGAGAAATTACGCTATCTGGCCGAGGCGCCGGTGGCCGACCCGGAAGGCAACAAAACGCTGGTGCGCTTCAGCCGCAAAACCAAACAGCAGTATGTTTCCTCTGAAAAAGAGGGTAAAGCTACCGGATGGTCGGCATTTTATGTGGACGGCAAGTGGGTGGAAAGCAGTCGCTAA
- the cysB gene encoding HTH-type transcriptional regulator CysB: protein MKLQQLRYIVEVVNHNLNVSSTAEGLYTSQPGISKQVRMLEDELGIQIFARSGKHLTQVTPAGQEIIRIAREVLSKVDAIKAVAGEHTYPDKGSLYVATTHTQARYALPDVIKGFIERYPRVSLHMHQGSPTQIAEAVAKGSADFAIATEALHLYEDLIMLPCYHWNRAVVVKPDHPLAGKTDISIEELAAYPIVTYTFGFTGRSELDTAFNRAGLTPRIVFTATDADVIKTYVRLGLGVGVIANMAVDPASDPDLVAINADNLFSYSTTKIGFRRSTFLRSYMYDFIHRFAPHLTRDVVDTAISLRSNEEIEAMFKDITLPVK from the coding sequence ATGAAACTGCAACAGCTTCGTTATATCGTTGAAGTTGTTAATCACAATCTGAACGTTTCCTCGACCGCTGAGGGGTTGTACACCTCCCAGCCGGGAATCAGTAAACAGGTTCGGATGCTTGAAGATGAACTGGGTATTCAGATCTTTGCACGCAGCGGAAAACATTTGACCCAGGTGACGCCCGCCGGGCAGGAAATCATTCGTATCGCCCGTGAGGTGTTGTCCAAGGTCGATGCCATCAAGGCGGTGGCAGGCGAGCACACCTATCCTGACAAAGGCTCGCTGTATGTCGCCACCACGCATACTCAGGCGCGTTACGCGTTGCCTGACGTAATCAAAGGGTTTATCGAGCGTTATCCGCGCGTTTCGCTGCATATGCATCAGGGCTCGCCGACGCAGATTGCTGAAGCCGTGGCCAAAGGCTCAGCGGATTTCGCCATCGCCACCGAAGCGCTGCATTTGTATGAAGACCTGATCATGCTGCCGTGCTATCACTGGAACCGCGCGGTGGTAGTGAAGCCGGATCATCCGCTGGCGGGTAAAACCGATATCAGCATCGAGGAACTGGCAGCATATCCGATCGTCACCTATACCTTCGGTTTTACCGGCCGCTCCGAGCTGGATACCGCGTTTAACCGGGCCGGACTGACGCCGCGCATCGTGTTTACCGCGACCGATGCCGATGTGATAAAAACCTACGTCCGCCTGGGGCTGGGCGTCGGCGTCATCGCCAACATGGCGGTGGACCCGGCCAGCGATCCGGATCTGGTCGCCATCAACGCCGATAACCTGTTCAGTTATAGCACCACCAAAATTGGTTTTCGTCGCAGCACGTTCCTGCGTAGCTACATGTACGATTTTATTCATCGCTTTGCGCCGCACCTGACGCGGGATGTAGTGGATACGGCGATTTCGCTGCGTTCCAATGAAGAAATCGAAGCCATGTTCAAGGATATTACGCTGCCGGTGAAGTAA
- the nth gene encoding endonuclease III has protein sequence MNKEKRIAILSRLRDNNPHPTTELKFSSPFELLISVLLSAQATDVSVNKATEKLYPVANTPQGMLDLGVDGVKAYIKTIGLFNSKAENIIKTCRILLDQHQGQVPEDRAALEALPGVGRKTANVVLNTAFGWPTIAVDTHIFRVCNRTLFAPGKTVEQVEEKLLKYVPAEFKVDCHHWLILHGRYTCVARKPRCGACLIEDLCEYKEKVDI, from the coding sequence ATGAACAAAGAGAAACGGATTGCCATTCTTAGCCGCCTGCGAGACAACAACCCGCATCCGACCACCGAACTGAAATTCAGTTCGCCGTTTGAGCTGCTCATTTCGGTGCTGCTGTCCGCGCAGGCCACCGACGTCAGCGTTAACAAGGCCACGGAAAAGCTCTATCCGGTGGCGAATACGCCGCAGGGGATGCTGGATTTAGGCGTGGACGGCGTGAAGGCGTATATCAAGACCATCGGGCTGTTCAACAGCAAGGCTGAAAACATCATCAAAACCTGCCGCATCCTGCTGGATCAACATCAGGGCCAGGTGCCGGAAGATCGCGCCGCGCTGGAAGCCCTGCCCGGCGTCGGGCGTAAAACCGCCAACGTGGTGCTGAACACCGCCTTTGGCTGGCCAACCATCGCGGTGGATACCCATATCTTTCGCGTCTGCAATCGAACCCTCTTTGCACCGGGCAAAACCGTCGAACAGGTGGAAGAAAAATTGCTGAAATACGTCCCGGCGGAATTCAAGGTCGACTGTCACCACTGGCTGATTCTGCACGGCCGTTATACCTGTGTCGCCCGTAAGCCGCGCTGCGGCGCCTGCCTGATAGAAGACCTGTGCGAATATAAGGAAAAGGTCGACATCTGA
- a CDS encoding electron transport complex subunit E: MNQTKELALQGLWKNNSALVQLLGLCPLLAVTSTATNALGLGLATTLVLTCTNIAVSALRRWVPDEIRIPIYVLLIASVVTIVQMLINAYAYGLYQSLGIFIPLIVTNCIVIGRAEAFASKNTAMLSALDGLFMGLGATSALFVLGAIREILGNGTLFDGADLLLGSWARVLRVEVVHMDSPFLLMILPPGAFIGLGMLLAAKYLIDEKRKQRRARTVRLSPLGSSTLTE; this comes from the coding sequence ATGAACCAGACCAAAGAACTAGCCTTGCAGGGACTGTGGAAAAACAACTCTGCACTGGTGCAATTGCTGGGGTTGTGTCCGCTGCTGGCGGTGACATCTACCGCCACCAATGCACTCGGACTGGGGCTTGCCACCACGCTGGTGCTAACATGCACCAATATTGCCGTTTCCGCGCTGCGCCGCTGGGTGCCGGACGAAATCCGCATTCCGATTTACGTCTTACTGATCGCCTCGGTGGTCACCATCGTGCAGATGCTGATCAACGCTTACGCCTACGGCCTGTATCAATCGCTGGGGATTTTTATCCCGCTGATCGTCACCAACTGTATCGTGATTGGGCGCGCGGAAGCCTTCGCGTCGAAAAACACGGCGATGCTGTCGGCGCTGGACGGCCTGTTCATGGGGCTGGGCGCCACCAGTGCGCTGTTTGTGCTGGGCGCGATAAGAGAGATCCTCGGCAATGGCACGCTGTTTGACGGCGCCGACCTGTTGCTGGGCAGTTGGGCGCGGGTATTACGGGTCGAAGTGGTACACATGGATTCGCCGTTCCTGCTGATGATTCTGCCGCCCGGCGCCTTTATCGGGCTGGGGATGCTGCTGGCAGCCAAATATCTCATCGACGAAAAACGCAAACAGCGCCGTGCCCGTACGGTGCGGTTGTCGCCCCTTGGCTCATCTACGCTGACGGAATAA